A genomic segment from Juglans regia cultivar Chandler chromosome 14, Walnut 2.0, whole genome shotgun sequence encodes:
- the LOC108990074 gene encoding uncharacterized protein LOC108990074 — protein sequence MSPMVSFLLFTFLTILSIARAQDRAPHGVANENPIAFPPSAYDFFHPNTQNPNTKEPCYLSDCSPLPMAAQVVEATPAHESRASTSQHGRSRVGAGGIAGIVFGFVFAVLLAMGAYYVVITRRANTSRTNSVQPDA from the coding sequence ATGTCCCCCATGGTTTCCTTCCTGCTcttcactttcttaactattctCTCCATTGCTAGAGCTCAAGATAGAGCTCCTCATGGGGTCGCTAATGAAAACCCCATAGCTTTTCCACCATCAGCATATGATTTcttccatccaaacactcaaAACCCCAATACCAAAGAGCCTTGTTACCTGTCCGATTGCTCGCCCTTGCCAATGGCAGCACAAGTAGTTGAAGCCACTCCAGCACATGAGAGCAGAGCATCCACTTCCCAGCATGGCAGGAGCCGAGTTGGAGCTGGTGGGATTGCTGGCATTGTGTTCGGCTTTGTTTTTGCTGTGCTTTTGGCGATGGGTGCATACTATGTAGTGATCACGCGTCGAGCCAATACAAGTCGGACCAATTCTGTTCAACCTGATGCTTAA